A part of Gemmatimonas groenlandica genomic DNA contains:
- a CDS encoding tetratricopeptide repeat protein — translation MSYRTQSNRPWMTVIAGSLVVAVAVLVVTVANGRLATRSSVIRSEPLVAFSTVAVSDADIRDRNIEFYAARAATDPASSNDRLALAGLLFSRSRTNGSVTDLARAELLARESVALRRQRNGQAFELLASVLMARHAFAEARAVASRADSLEPATPSHLALLGEIELELGEYDAAATHFGAIYYDRQQFTIGSRLARWYEVTGRADMARLFLKNAIKHVDERDDLPREQVAWFHYRLGELELRLGNFAAADSALQDGLRRNPDDVRVLGALSRVALAQSDWSRAIEYGDRATGVQLDPTTLGAVSRAYAAQGDTTQAAYYARAMSVSALKQPGVIHRAWGLFLLDHGTSSEREQVLARATRELRDRQDVYGHDLVAWALYRTGHDDEARREMRLALAQHTQDEMLITHAAALGVAVLPR, via the coding sequence ATGTCCTACCGCACGCAATCGAACAGGCCATGGATGACGGTGATCGCCGGATCCCTGGTGGTGGCCGTCGCCGTCCTCGTGGTCACGGTCGCGAATGGTCGTCTCGCGACGCGTTCGTCGGTTATACGGAGTGAGCCACTGGTCGCGTTCTCCACTGTGGCAGTCAGCGACGCCGACATCCGCGATCGCAATATTGAATTTTATGCCGCGCGCGCTGCGACCGATCCCGCGAGCTCCAACGACCGACTCGCTCTGGCGGGACTGCTCTTTTCGCGGTCGCGCACGAATGGCTCGGTAACGGATTTGGCGCGCGCTGAGCTGTTGGCCCGTGAATCGGTTGCTTTGCGTAGGCAGCGTAACGGGCAGGCCTTCGAACTGCTGGCCAGCGTGCTCATGGCGCGCCACGCGTTTGCCGAGGCGCGAGCGGTGGCATCGCGTGCGGATTCGCTGGAGCCGGCCACTCCATCGCATCTTGCGCTGCTCGGCGAGATCGAACTGGAACTCGGCGAATACGACGCCGCCGCTACGCACTTCGGCGCCATCTACTACGATCGCCAGCAATTCACGATCGGTTCGCGACTTGCCCGATGGTATGAAGTCACCGGGCGCGCCGATATGGCTCGGCTCTTCCTCAAGAACGCGATCAAACACGTGGACGAGCGCGACGACTTGCCGCGCGAGCAGGTCGCGTGGTTTCACTATCGGTTGGGTGAACTGGAGCTGCGCCTCGGAAACTTCGCGGCGGCCGATTCAGCGCTGCAAGACGGCCTACGTCGAAACCCGGACGATGTGCGCGTGTTGGGAGCGCTCTCACGAGTGGCCCTCGCTCAGAGCGACTGGTCACGGGCAATCGAGTACGGTGATCGGGCCACGGGTGTACAGCTCGATCCGACCACGCTCGGTGCCGTCAGCCGCGCCTACGCGGCCCAAGGCGACACGACGCAGGCCGCGTACTATGCGCGCGCCATGTCGGTGAGCGCGCTCAAGCAGCCCGGTGTCATCCACCGCGCCTGGGGGCTCTTCCTGCTGGATCATGGTACGTCGAGCGAACGCGAGCAGGTGCTGGCGCGTGCAACGCGGGAGCTTCGCGACCGTCAGGATGTGTACGGGCACGATCTGGTGGCGTGGGCGCTGTATCGCACAGGCCACGATGATGAGGCACGACGCGAGATGAGACTGGCCCTCGCGCAGCACACGCAGGACGAGATGCTGATTACGCACGCTGCTGCGTTAGGTGTGGCCGTCCTTCCGCGCTGA